The following is a genomic window from Caldicellulosiruptor danielii.
TCAAACGAAGAAGCAACACAAATAGTCACAACAGGCCTCAGGACTGTTAAGATTATAAAAGAAAAAGATGAATATGGCGAGAGCTTTATATTTGAAATAAATGGTATTAAGGTGTTTGCAAAAGGTGCAAACTGGATACCTGCTGATTCTATCCTGCCAAGACTTACTGAAGATGACTACAAAGCTTTAATCAAAATGGCAAAAGATGCGAACATGAACATGCTCAGGGTCTGGGGTGGCGGAATTTATGAGTATGACTGGTTCTATAACGAGTGCGACAAAAACGGTATAATGGTCTGGCAGGATTTCATGTTTGCATGCGCAATCTACCCTGATGAGTTTGACTTTTTTGTGGAGAATTTCAGAAAAGAAGCTGAGTACCAGATAAAACGCTTAAGAAACCACCCGTGTATAATGCTTTGGTGTGGGAATAACGAAAACAACTGGGGTTTTAGAGACTGGTGGCACATAGGCGACCCGGAATTTTTGGGAAATAGAATTTACAAGAAGGTTTTGCCACAGATTCTATCAGAGCTTGACCCAACAAGACCATATCATATCTCAAGCCCGTATGGAGGTGAGCATCCAAACAGCGAAAAGGCTGGTGACAAGCACACATGGGATATCTGGGCTGGCTGGAAAGACTTTATTTACTACAAGCACGACAATGCAAGATTTGTGTCTGAGTTTGGTTTTCAGGCAGCAGCGCATATTGACACAATGAAAAAGTACATTCCTCTTAAAGACCAGACAATCTTTTCAAAAACTTTGAGAATGCACGAAAAACAGGAGGAAGGTTTGGAAAGGCTTATAAGATACATGGCAGGCTCAATTGGTCTTCCAAAAGACTTTGACTCATTTGTTTATCTTTCACAGTTTGTTCAAAAAGAGGCTATAAAACTTGCAGTTGAGCACTACAGGAAAAATAAATTCAGGACAGCAGGAGCACTTTACTGGCAGCTGAATGATTGCTGGCCAGTTATTTCATGGTCGTCAATTGACTATCTGAAAAGAAGAAAAGCACTTTACTATGAGTCAAAAAGGATATTTGCAAAGTTTTTGCCAGTTGTTGAGTATGAGGATGGAAAGCTTAAAGTTTATGTTGTGAGCGATGATTTAATGCCAAAACAAGGCAAGCTAAGTATTACAATCTGGAACTTTGATGGTCAAAAACTTTATGAGAAAGATCTTGCTGTAGAAATTCCTAAAAATAGTGTAATTGAGGTATTTTCTGAAAAAGTGGAGAACTTGAATATTTTAGAGGGTGAGTGGTTATATATACCCAAACATGTTGAAACGGCTGTAATTGGAGATAAGATAGACAGAGGGCTTTTAAGAAGCATAGTTTTTGTGAGCCTTTTTGTTGACCAGATAGAGTACGAAAACTACTTTGTATTTGAAAAGCCAATAAACCTCGAGCTAAAACCCAGTCAGTTTGAATATGAAATAAAAGATGACTATATTGTAATAAAACCCAAAACTCCTGCAGTTTGCCTTATAATTGAAACCGATAAAGATGTAGAAGACAACTTCATCTTTGCAAGACCTGAAAAGGAATACAAGATTTGTTTGAACGGCGCTCAGGTGAGCAGGGTTTGTGATTTGGTTGAGATGCTGATAAGGTAAACTAAACACATCTAAAATAGAATATTCTTGTAACCCTCTCTGGGATGTAACAAGTTTTTAAGTTGTGTAAGAAAAAAATTTAAATGCCAGAGGGGGTTTTGTTTTTGGAAGCAGAAAAAAGGCAAAAATAAAATTAGTAAAATTGCTGAATGCACAACAAGTCAGATATTTGATATAATATGGTTACTGCAAATGTTTGCGCAACAATTTGTATATGGGAAAGAGGGATCGTATGAGAAAGCCGCACGTAGTAGAAGCTATAATTGGGAATACAAAGGTTTTAGGGCAGCTTGACTTTAACGGAAGATTGCAAAGGTTTTATTGGCCTGCAGTAGATTATTATCAGCAGCTAAAACTCTTTTTGGCAGCCGTTTTTTTGGATGGGCTTGTATTTTTCGAGGATGAGAGTTACAAGACAAAAAGTGGATTTGTAGATGACTTTGCATATTTTTTTGAGTATAAAATTGCAGACAAAACCATTTTTCAGCTTGACTTTGTTGACTTTGAGACAGACAGCTTGGTTCGTTTATGGGAAACAGGATTCGAAGACTTCTATGTCTTTTTTGAACCCATGATAAATTCTTCAAGCCTTTTTAATGCTGCAAAGGTTGATAAGGAAAATGAAATAGTCTATGCATATTTTAAAGGGACATATGCAGGTCTTGCTTTTGAGAATAAAATAAAAAGCTTTACAGTTAAAAACGGAATTGATGATGCAAACGATGATCAGCTGGAGGGCTTAAATGAAGCAACAAACCCGCAAATTGCTGTAAAACTCAAAAATACAGGAAAGGTTGTATGTTTTCTTGCTTTTGGAAACTCAAAAGATGAGGTTTACCAAAAACTTTCTTGCTTAAAACAAAAAGGATATGATGAAATTTACAGCCAAAACAAAGCCTTTTGGGGAAAGAAGTTTTCAAAAGTAAAGCTCATTTGCACAGAAGATCCCAAAGACATAGAACTTCAGAAAAGAAGTGCCTATGTATTTTATACTCTGCAAAATTCCAAAACAGGGGGCATTTTAGCTGCATCTGAGGTTGATGAGAAGTTTTACCACTGTGGCGGTTATGGCTTTGTTTGGGGAAGAGACGCAGCATTTATAACAGCAGCAATGGATGAGCTTGGACTGTCAGAAGAGGTTGAAAAGTTCTTTGAATTTAAGTTTTCTTGTCAAGAAAAAGAAGGATTTTGGGACCAGAGATATTACACAGATGGAAATTTGGCACCAAGCTGGGGAGTTCAGATTGATGAGACTGCTTCTGTTGTATGGGGATTTTTAGAACATTGCGAGAAGCAGAATTCTCTTCATTTGATTGATTTGCATAAAGAAAATCTCAAAAAAGCACTGCTGTTTTTGATAGCTGCAGTGGACAGTACAAAAGGAATTGTCTTTAGAAGCTTTGACCTGTGGGAAGAAAGAGAAGGAATTCATCTTTACTCAAATGCAAGCATTTATGCTGCGCTAAAGAAAGCCAAAAAATATTTTTCTGAGCTTGATAATGAAATTGAAAAGAAGCTAAAGGCAATAAAAAATCAGACAGCTACAACATTTTACAGTCCTAAGCTTTTACGCTATGTAAGGTCAACAGATGTTAGAATTTCAAAAGAAGAGTTTTTAAAACTTCCTGAAGAGAACAGGTATATTCAAAAAGATGAAAAATATGAGGTAACCTACTATTTCAAAAAACAAGACGAAGTTGCTGACATATCAATGCTTGGAGTGTACTATCCGTTTGAAATGATAGATAGCAGCGATGAGGCTTTAAAAGCAACCATTTTGGCTATTGAAAGGGAGTGTCAGAATAAGGTTGTGGGTGGATACAAAAGATATTCTGATGACAAATACATTGGTGGAAATCCATGGATACTTACAACTCTTTGGCTTGCAATATACTACAAAAAGACAGGGAAGGTCAGCAAAGCAGAAGAGCTTTTTGAATGGGCAAAGGCGCACAGTTTGCCAAACGGGCTTTTTCCAGAACAGGTTGATAGGCTCACTGGTCAGCCTGCATGGGTTGTTCCTTTGGCATGGTCTCATGCAATGTATGTGCTGTATCTTTATGAATAAAATAAGCTGATAAAAACAAAGACCAGCTTGTTTGTTCTTTAAAGCAGCTGGTCTTTTATTATATATTACACTTGATTATAAGGTAAATATTTTTCCATTTCAGCTTGTTTTTTGTTTTTTAGCAGAGATTTATTCTTCAAACCTTTCAATCAAAATAACTCTGTCTTGGTGTTTGGCAAAATTTTTTAAATCATCAGTAAAGCCACTTTTTGAAAATAAAACATAGTACTTATTTTTCCATTCAAACATCATGCTCTTTTCAATTAAATCATTTAAAATTCTCATATCCACTTTTTGGTTCTGCCACTTGCACTCAGAGAATATGATGTTGTCCTTGTCATATGCAACAATGTCAATTTGCTCTTCGCACTTTTTGTAAGGATTGTTCCCCCACCATTTGCCTATCTTCTCAAAAGTAAAAGGTAGTTTTTTTCTTTTATTCAATATTTTTAAATAATCCATGCAAATTTCTTCATATACCTCTCCAAGAAAATGATTCATAAAAGGCTTGATTTTGTTTTCTATCACCTCATCAAACATTCCTTGTTCTATCAGCATCTTGTTAGTAAAAACAAATCTATACCAAAATCTAAAAAAATTGTCCTTTAGTTTATATATGCTTTTTCTGCTCTTTTCTTTTAGCTCTAAAGGAGTTATTCTTTCAACTATTTTCAAGTCAATCAAAACTGAAAGATATTTTGCACATTTGTCTGTATCAATTCCTACTTTTGTCGATATTTCATTCAATTTGCTGTTACCTGTTACTATTGCTTCAATTATTGAGTTATAAATTGCAGGTTCTCTCAATTCTTGTCTCAAAAGCAGTTTTGGTTCTTCATAAAGATAAGATGATTTGTCCAAGATTTTCAGCTTTACGTTATCATATATATCTTTACTATCATCAAAATAGCTCAGATATTGTGGAATTCCACCTAAAATTCCATATGCAATTACTTGGTTCTCAAAGTCATAATTAGGAAAAAACTTTCTGCTTTCAAAAAAGTTAAACGGCTCAACTATAAGCTGAGCAGTTCTTCTTCCATAAAGAGGGCTTTTATAGCTTAAAACTTCTTTTTCTATAAAACTGACAGAAGACCCACAAATAATCAGAAAAAGTTTGGTATTTTTTAAGTGATGGTCTATCAAATTTTGTAACAGCGAAGGGATAGCCTTATTTGAAGCAACCAAATAAGGAAACTCATCTATTACCAACACCACACGGTTTAATTTGCTTTGCTCTGCTAAGAACAAAAAAGCTTTTTCCCAGTTTTCAAATTTGCTAATAAAACTATTCATTCTAAAAAATGAGAGAATCTTTTCAGAAAAAGACTCCAAAGCAAGTCTGTCATTGTACTCCTCTGCCACAAAATAAATGGAAGGTTTATCTTTACAAAACTGTGTTAGTAGTGTTGTTTTTCCAACCCTTCTTCTTCCATATACAACAACAAAATGAAACTTATCATCGTTATAAAGTCTACTTAGTGTTTCAAGTTCATACTCTCTGCCTACAAACATATTCAAAACACCAACCTTCGTCTACATTTACTAACTCTAAAGTTAGTAACTTTAGGGTTAGTAAATCATGAATCAGTTTTTATTTTATCATATTTTTTTATATGTGTAAACACCAAAGTAGAAAACCTTCAAGATTCTCAAATTAAGTTAAATAACAAAATACCCTTTATCAAAATGGGCTTTTGCCAAAGAGGTTGACAAACTTACTAAAAAGCCTTTATTGATTGTCCATTTAGCATGGTTTCATGCAATGTATGCGCTTTATCTTTGTAAGTGACATTAAAAATAAACTATATATTGTAATGCAAGACCGGCTGCTAACAGCTGGTCTTTATTTTTTTATGTCATTTTGGAGAAGATAATTTTATACAAAAAAAATGAAGTTATTATAATAATTTTGTTACAACATTGTATAAAGTGGTATAAATTATATAAACCCTATTTAGAAAAAATTTCTTAAAGAAAGGGGATGGATAGTTGCAAATACTGCAGCTTACATGGGAATATCCGCCGCGTGTTGTGGGTGGCATCTCAAGGGTTGTTCAGAGCATTTCACAAAGGCTTTCAAAAAAAGACACTGTCTTTGTAGTCACATTTTCTGAAGATTACGAAAGATTTGAAGACTATGGAAATCTCAAAATTGCAAGAGTTCCCCTCTATCCATTAAATCCACTTAATTTCATTGACTGGGTTATGCTTATGAACATGGCAATGGCTGAAAAGGCTATATATCTGTCAAGAGAATTTGGCAGGTTTGACATAATACATGCACATGATTGGCTCACAGCTTTTGCAGCAAGGGTTATAAAACACTCTTTGAGAGTTCCTATGGTTTGCACAATACATGCAACAGAGCACGGCAGGAATCACGGAATTCACAATGACATTCAAAGGTTTATTCACAATGTAGAATGGTGGACAACCTTTGAGGGATGGAAGGTAATTGTCAATTCAAACTATATGAAAGATGAATGTGAAAGGATTTTCAACCTTACACCTGACAAATGCGTTGTCATACCAAATGGAATTGACTTTGAAGAGTTCTCAAATGTTGAATTTGACATCGAATTTAGAAGAAGATTTGCGCTTGACAGTGAAAAGATAATCTTTTTTATCGGAAGGCATGTCTATGAAAAAGGAATTCACATTTTGCTTGACAGCTTCAGGATGGTTCTTGACAGATATTACAACGCAAAGCTTGTAATTGCCGGAAGTGGACCCATGTATGGGGAGTTCTATTTAAGAGCACATAACATGGGACTTGCTCATAAAGTTTTGTTCACAGGCTTTATCTCGGATGAAGTGAGGAAAAAGCTTTTTAAAGTAGCTGACATTGCAGTTTTCCCGAGCCTTTATGAACCATTTGGCATTGTTGCCTTAGAGGCAATGGCTTCAGGCTGCGCTACGATTGTCTCTGATGTTGGAGGTTTTGCAGAGATTGTAAAGCACGGTGAAAATGGGCTTACCTTTTACTGTGGAAATGCTAACTCACTTAAAGATATGATTTTGCTTTTGCTAAATGATGAGGAGTTGCGAAGAAGAATCGCTGCCAAAGGCTTTGAAGATGCAAAAGAGATTTTCTCATGGGATAAGATTGTGCAAAAGCTAAGATTGCTTTACAAAGAGATAATTGACCAAAGCAAAAAGATTGATTGGTTCTACACCAAAAGTAATTTGTAAGCTTTGTCTTAGATAAAAAGAGGAGGGCTTAGAAGCTATGAAAGGCATTATAATGGCAGGTGGGTCTGGGACAAGGCTCAGACCTTTGACCGTGTCACTTCCGAAACCGATGATACCTTTTTTCGGAAGGCCTGTTATGGAATATGCGGTAAAACTTCTCAAAACCCATGGCATTTTTGAGGTTGCAACAACTCTTCAGTATCATCCTGACAAGATAATCAACTATTTTGAGGATGGACAAAAGTGGGGGGTTCATATCCAGCACTTTGTTGAGGACAGGCCTCTTGGCACAGCAGGTTCTGTTAAGAACGCAAAAGGGTTTTTGGATGAGACTTTTGTTGTCTTGAGCGGGGATGGGATTACAAATGCAGACCTCACAAAAGCCATAGAGTTTCATAAGAAAAATGGCAGCAAGGTCACAATTGTATTAAAAGAGGTTGAAATACCTATAGAGTATGGTATTGTTCTTACAGACGAGGAAGGAAGAATTCAGAGGTTTTTTGAGAAGCCTTCGTGGAGCGAGGTATTTTCCAACCTTGCAAACACAGGGATATATATAATTGAACCAGAGATACTTGACTATATAGAAGATGGAAAACCTTTTGATTTTAGCAAAGATTTATTTCCAAAACTTTTAAAAGAAAATGTACCTATGTTCGGATTTAAAATGGATGGATACTGGTGTGACATTGGAGATGTTGGAAGCTACATCAAGGCTCACAGGGATGTGTTCAGACTGGGTGGAATACTTGACCTTGACCTAAAAAACCCGAGAATTTCTAATGATTCCAATATTTCGTCAAATGCAAAGATAAGCCAGAGTGTATTTATTGGGAGTGATTGTGATATAGAAGACGATGTTGAGATAGGGGAGTTCTGTGTAATTGGGGATGGGGTAAAGATTGCAAAGGGAAGCAAGCTTGAGAGGGCTATTTTGTGGGGTGGCAGTTTCATAGGCAAAAACTGTGAGCTAAGAAGCTGTATCATCTGCAGTAAATCCATTTTGAAAGACTATGTAAGAGTTTCTGAAAAAGCGGTAGTTGGTGAGAACAACCTTTTGAAAGATTTTGTTGAGGTCAAAGCAGAAGCTAAAATTTGGCCTGAGAAGACAATTGAATCTGGTACAGTGATAGATGAAAACATCTACTGGGGAACAGAGGTTATAAAGAGCGTATTTTGGGTGCGCGGAATTACAGGTGATTTTAACCAGGAAATAACTCCACAGTTTGCTATAAAGCTTGGGAATTCCATCGGTTCTGTCTTTGACAAAAACACTCGGATACTCATTGGCGATGACTATACAGAAAAAAGCAGTGTTATAAGAAAAGCAATTGAGACAGGCTGTCAGATAACAGGTGCAAGGCTTTACAGAACAAGAGGAATAATACTCCCAATCTTCAGATACATTGTCAAGGACTATTACGATGCTGGCATTTATGTGCGATCAAGAGGCAATAGCATAAGGATTGAAATATTTGACCAAAACGGCATCAACATTGACAAATCGCTTGAAAGGAAAATTGAGAACCTGTTTGTCACATGCGATTTCAGGACCTCATCAAACATCAATTTTGTCAATGAACTTGTTTCATCACCGCTTGAAATGTACTTTTCAAGGCTTGAGGAGACGTTCGAAAGTTCCAAGTTCAAAGGACTAAATGTTTGCATAGTTTCGGAGGACAAATCTATAATTTCGCTTTTTGACAAGATTTCTGAGCGATATGGCTTAAAGACTACCTTGATAAGTGGTGGCTCAAAACAGTGCATAGATAATCTTAAAAACATGTGTGTACAGAGCGAATATGATGCAGGGTTTTTGATTGACAGGCAGGGAGAACACTTTATCATGATACTGGGAGACTGCACGGTATACGGCGTAAAGCTCAAGATGCTACTTGCATGGCTTGAGATGAAAAAATACAAAAATGAATGTTTGATTTTTCCAGAGTTTTTCAAAGCGTTTTTAAGCGATGTGGACAAGCTTTTGGATGTGCCTGTGAAATATACCGGAAATGAGATAAGAGATTATATGAAGGTGGTTTTGGAGGAAGGCATTAACTTCTTTTTCTACTATGACGCAGTTTCTTCAGTAATGCTCATATTGGAAAAACTTGCTGAGGTAAAAGATTTGATAGATAGAGTGAAGAAATTAGAGGAAGTTCATGTGTGAAAATGTTTAAAATAAAAAGGAAAGGGAGATTTTAAAATTTACCCTTTCCTTTTTTATCTTTCATCAAGGAGGATAGAAAAATGAATAAGCTACCAAAGTACAAAGGGTTTAACCTGCTTGGCCTTTTTGTTCCAAATATGAGCTATGGCTTTTTTGAAGATGATTTTAAGTGGATGGAAGAGTGGGGGTTTAACTTTGCCAGAATACCTATGAACTACAGAAATTGGTATGTTGAAGGAAGACCTGAAATCAAAGAAGAAGTTTTGGAGATGATAGACAAGGTAGTTGTCTGGGGTCAAAAGTATGGTATTCATATCTGTCTTAACATACATGGTGCGCCGGGCTATTGTGTGAATGAGAAGACAAAACAAGGGTATAACCTTTGGAAAGATGAAGAGCCGTTTGAACTATTTGTCTCTTACTGGCAAACATTTGCTAAAAGGTATAAAGGAATATCTTCAAAACACTTGAGCTTTAACCTTATAAATGAGCCAAGACAGTTTTCAGAAGAGGAGATGACAAAAGAGGATTTTATCAGAGTTATGACCTACACAGTTGAAAAGATAAGAGAGATTGATAAAGAGAGGCTTATCATAATTGACGGTGTTGACTATGGCAATGAACCTGTTTTTGAGCTCACAAATTTGGGTGTAGCACAATCTTGCAGGGCATACATTCCATTTGAGCTGACACACTACAAGGCAGAGTGGGTTGAAGGGAGCGATAAATTTACTAAGCCTTCGTGGCCGCTTGTCCGTGAAAATGGAGAGGTTGTTGACAGGGAATATTTAAAAAGACATTACGAAAAGTGGGCAAAGCTTATCTCGCTTGGGGTTGGGGTTATCTGTGGAGAAGGAGGAGCTTACAAGTACACATCTCATGATGTTGTTTTAAGATGGCTATCTGATGTTCTAGATGTTCTAAAGGAGTTTGGTATTGGCATTGCGCTTTGGAATTTGAGAGGACCGTTTGGAATAATTGACTCTGAAAGAAAAGATGTGGAGTATGAAGACTTTTATGGACACAAGCTTGACAGAAAGCTTCTTGAGCTTCTGATGAGATTTTAGCAGATACTATTAATATAAAAAGATTATGACCACATTGCCTAATTAAGGCCAAAAGTGGTTATTCTTTGCCTGTTACAATATCCGTATTCAACACTGTTTATGAGGCACTTTGTCAAAAAATTCTTGTGCAGTTTTGTGGTATTGCATAATGGTAAGATTGAGGAATTGGTAATATAATTGATGATATAATACCTGTTTTGCTCAAAAAGAAGAAAGGAACATTTACTTTGGTGAAAAGAAAAATATACATAAGATGGGCACTTGTCTTTGTTTGGATGGCGGTGATTTTTTACTTTTCATCCCAAGAAGGGGCTATTTCGCACCAAAAGAGCTTTTCAATTGCAATCTTTGCCGAAAGAATAATAGAATTTATAGCCGGTAGAGATGTTATAACCTCTGCTAACAGAAAAGGTTTTGAGTTTTTAATAAGAAAGATTGCACATGTGACAGAGTATTTTGTCTTGAGTATGCTGTTTTATAAAGCCTTTTTTGAAAGCGGCAAAAGCCCCAAAAAGTGCTTTGTGTTGACAGCTATTTTTTCTGTGTTATACGCTATTTCAGATGAAATTCATCAGATATTTGTCTTTGGAAGAGGTCCAAGCCCTGTTGATGTGATAATTGATTCAATAGGGATATTTGGGTATTTGGGAGTAAAAAGTATAAAAGATAAGTTGAATAAGACTGTTAGGGAAAATTGCGGTTGTAAATAAAGTGTAAGATTGTTAAGTAGACAACTAAAGTAAGATTTATGAGCCC
Proteins encoded in this region:
- a CDS encoding glycoside hydrolase family 15 protein — translated: MRKPHVVEAIIGNTKVLGQLDFNGRLQRFYWPAVDYYQQLKLFLAAVFLDGLVFFEDESYKTKSGFVDDFAYFFEYKIADKTIFQLDFVDFETDSLVRLWETGFEDFYVFFEPMINSSSLFNAAKVDKENEIVYAYFKGTYAGLAFENKIKSFTVKNGIDDANDDQLEGLNEATNPQIAVKLKNTGKVVCFLAFGNSKDEVYQKLSCLKQKGYDEIYSQNKAFWGKKFSKVKLICTEDPKDIELQKRSAYVFYTLQNSKTGGILAASEVDEKFYHCGGYGFVWGRDAAFITAAMDELGLSEEVEKFFEFKFSCQEKEGFWDQRYYTDGNLAPSWGVQIDETASVVWGFLEHCEKQNSLHLIDLHKENLKKALLFLIAAVDSTKGIVFRSFDLWEEREGIHLYSNASIYAALKKAKKYFSELDNEIEKKLKAIKNQTATTFYSPKLLRYVRSTDVRISKEEFLKLPEENRYIQKDEKYEVTYYFKKQDEVADISMLGVYYPFEMIDSSDEALKATILAIERECQNKVVGGYKRYSDDKYIGGNPWILTTLWLAIYYKKTGKVSKAEELFEWAKAHSLPNGLFPEQVDRLTGQPAWVVPLAWSHAMYVLYLYE
- a CDS encoding VanZ family protein; amino-acid sequence: MKRKIYIRWALVFVWMAVIFYFSSQEGAISHQKSFSIAIFAERIIEFIAGRDVITSANRKGFEFLIRKIAHVTEYFVLSMLFYKAFFESGKSPKKCFVLTAIFSVLYAISDEIHQIFVFGRGPSPVDVIIDSIGIFGYLGVKSIKDKLNKTVRENCGCK
- a CDS encoding sugar phosphate nucleotidyltransferase, with product MKGIIMAGGSGTRLRPLTVSLPKPMIPFFGRPVMEYAVKLLKTHGIFEVATTLQYHPDKIINYFEDGQKWGVHIQHFVEDRPLGTAGSVKNAKGFLDETFVVLSGDGITNADLTKAIEFHKKNGSKVTIVLKEVEIPIEYGIVLTDEEGRIQRFFEKPSWSEVFSNLANTGIYIIEPEILDYIEDGKPFDFSKDLFPKLLKENVPMFGFKMDGYWCDIGDVGSYIKAHRDVFRLGGILDLDLKNPRISNDSNISSNAKISQSVFIGSDCDIEDDVEIGEFCVIGDGVKIAKGSKLERAILWGGSFIGKNCELRSCIICSKSILKDYVRVSEKAVVGENNLLKDFVEVKAEAKIWPEKTIESGTVIDENIYWGTEVIKSVFWVRGITGDFNQEITPQFAIKLGNSIGSVFDKNTRILIGDDYTEKSSVIRKAIETGCQITGARLYRTRGIILPIFRYIVKDYYDAGIYVRSRGNSIRIEIFDQNGINIDKSLERKIENLFVTCDFRTSSNINFVNELVSSPLEMYFSRLEETFESSKFKGLNVCIVSEDKSIISLFDKISERYGLKTTLISGGSKQCIDNLKNMCVQSEYDAGFLIDRQGEHFIMILGDCTVYGVKLKMLLAWLEMKKYKNECLIFPEFFKAFLSDVDKLLDVPVKYTGNEIRDYMKVVLEEGINFFFYYDAVSSVMLILEKLAEVKDLIDRVKKLEEVHV
- a CDS encoding glycosyltransferase family 4 protein, which gives rise to MQILQLTWEYPPRVVGGISRVVQSISQRLSKKDTVFVVTFSEDYERFEDYGNLKIARVPLYPLNPLNFIDWVMLMNMAMAEKAIYLSREFGRFDIIHAHDWLTAFAARVIKHSLRVPMVCTIHATEHGRNHGIHNDIQRFIHNVEWWTTFEGWKVIVNSNYMKDECERIFNLTPDKCVVIPNGIDFEEFSNVEFDIEFRRRFALDSEKIIFFIGRHVYEKGIHILLDSFRMVLDRYYNAKLVIAGSGPMYGEFYLRAHNMGLAHKVLFTGFISDEVRKKLFKVADIAVFPSLYEPFGIVALEAMASGCATIVSDVGGFAEIVKHGENGLTFYCGNANSLKDMILLLLNDEELRRRIAAKGFEDAKEIFSWDKIVQKLRLLYKEIIDQSKKIDWFYTKSNL
- a CDS encoding glycoside hydrolase family 5 protein → MNKLPKYKGFNLLGLFVPNMSYGFFEDDFKWMEEWGFNFARIPMNYRNWYVEGRPEIKEEVLEMIDKVVVWGQKYGIHICLNIHGAPGYCVNEKTKQGYNLWKDEEPFELFVSYWQTFAKRYKGISSKHLSFNLINEPRQFSEEEMTKEDFIRVMTYTVEKIREIDKERLIIIDGVDYGNEPVFELTNLGVAQSCRAYIPFELTHYKAEWVEGSDKFTKPSWPLVRENGEVVDREYLKRHYEKWAKLISLGVGVICGEGGAYKYTSHDVVLRWLSDVLDVLKEFGIGIALWNLRGPFGIIDSERKDVEYEDFYGHKLDRKLLELLMRF
- a CDS encoding ATP-binding protein, with protein sequence MFVGREYELETLSRLYNDDKFHFVVVYGRRRVGKTTLLTQFCKDKPSIYFVAEEYNDRLALESFSEKILSFFRMNSFISKFENWEKAFLFLAEQSKLNRVVLVIDEFPYLVASNKAIPSLLQNLIDHHLKNTKLFLIICGSSVSFIEKEVLSYKSPLYGRRTAQLIVEPFNFFESRKFFPNYDFENQVIAYGILGGIPQYLSYFDDSKDIYDNVKLKILDKSSYLYEEPKLLLRQELREPAIYNSIIEAIVTGNSKLNEISTKVGIDTDKCAKYLSVLIDLKIVERITPLELKEKSRKSIYKLKDNFFRFWYRFVFTNKMLIEQGMFDEVIENKIKPFMNHFLGEVYEEICMDYLKILNKRKKLPFTFEKIGKWWGNNPYKKCEEQIDIVAYDKDNIIFSECKWQNQKVDMRILNDLIEKSMMFEWKNKYYVLFSKSGFTDDLKNFAKHQDRVILIERFEE
- a CDS encoding beta-mannosidase — protein: MRISLDGKWKFREVGSLEYLDGTVPGCVQLDLINLGKLPDPFYSVNEVLFYSLEEKDFEYVKEFYVENLDWQVKKLVFEGIDTVADIYLNDFYVGRTDNMFLRYEFDVSTILQEGRNTLKVILYSPIKEAERLKKIYQSKYEYPHRSWIRKAQYSYGWDWGPRILQIGIFRSVYLELNNGLEITDEFVKTEHLSEELAVVKVFAKINSFEKPRSVEIEISDGEYVKKVIPDVYKSKEGYFIEERIEIENPKLWFPNGYGEPHLYTFKIVVKTSNEEATQIVTTGLRTVKIIKEKDEYGESFIFEINGIKVFAKGANWIPADSILPRLTEDDYKALIKMAKDANMNMLRVWGGGIYEYDWFYNECDKNGIMVWQDFMFACAIYPDEFDFFVENFRKEAEYQIKRLRNHPCIMLWCGNNENNWGFRDWWHIGDPEFLGNRIYKKVLPQILSELDPTRPYHISSPYGGEHPNSEKAGDKHTWDIWAGWKDFIYYKHDNARFVSEFGFQAAAHIDTMKKYIPLKDQTIFSKTLRMHEKQEEGLERLIRYMAGSIGLPKDFDSFVYLSQFVQKEAIKLAVEHYRKNKFRTAGALYWQLNDCWPVISWSSIDYLKRRKALYYESKRIFAKFLPVVEYEDGKLKVYVVSDDLMPKQGKLSITIWNFDGQKLYEKDLAVEIPKNSVIEVFSEKVENLNILEGEWLYIPKHVETAVIGDKIDRGLLRSIVFVSLFVDQIEYENYFVFEKPINLELKPSQFEYEIKDDYIVIKPKTPAVCLIIETDKDVEDNFIFARPEKEYKICLNGAQVSRVCDLVEMLIR